The genome window CAACACGGCTTTTCAACACATCATCGACCGGGAGCGCCAGTCCCTGGGTCCCAAGGGCGACCATTTCGCTGCCAGCGGGAAGAATGACCGCATTTGGAACTCCTTTAGCAAGCACGCCTTTGTCGACCCCAGCTCTTTCATCGACTACTACAGCAATCCCTGGCTGCGTGTGGTTAGTGAAGCCTGGCTAGGCCCCGCCTATCGGGTGACCGCCCAGGTCAATATCGTCAAGCCCGGTGGCGCCGCCCAGGATAGCCACCGAGACTACCATCTTGGATTCCAAGAGCTGGATCGATGTGCGGCATTCCCGCGGAGTGTTCAAATCGCCAGCCAGTATCTCACGTTGCAGGGGGCCGTCGCACATAGCGAGATGCCGGCAGAGAGCGGTCCCACGCGGTTCCTGCCGTTTAGCCAGACATATGCGCCGGGATATCTGGCATGGCGCCGGGACGACTTCCGGGCATACTTCAAAGAGAACTATGTGGCGTTGCCGTTGGAGTTTGGCGATGGGTTGTTCTTCAATCCGGCGGTATTCCATGCCGCAGGGGCCAACGACATGGCCGAGAGCACGGGCTTCCATCGTAAGGCAAACCTGTTGCAGATTGGATGTGCCTTGGGGAAAACGATGGAGCACATCGATGCAGTACCGGTGGTGGACAAGTGCTGGGAGGAGGTCAGTGAGAAGTATCGCCGGCAGGGAGGGCTGAATGCAGAGTTGGAGGCATGGGTATATGCCGTGGCAGATGGCTATTCGTTCCCCTCGAACCTGGATCGTCGCCCCCCTGCTCCGAGTGGGATGGCACCGGAGAGCGAGCAAGAGATGATTCTGCGGGGTTTGAAGGAGGGTTGGGATCGGACCAGGATtgtggaggagctgcgagCGCTGCAGCGAGACGGACGGGGGCACCAGGAGGTGTAGTTGATAAATTTGCATTCTGTTGTACGTATAGATAGTTGATCATAACCCTATGGAGGACCATTTCTCCGATGCAACCGTAACTCGTGTTCTTCCACTTTACACTCCCACAAGACGAAGTTCAAGTAGGACAACTGCCACCATGTGATCCGTCCCTATCATCCTACGTTATTCTCACGATCAGACCGTCCACGCTTCCACCATGCCCATTCCCATACCGACCCAACATGCTGTCCTTCtggcagctcctccagctACTGCTGGCCACCCTCCCAGCAGTAGCCATCAACCTCACCGGCTATGAGTACATCGTCGTAGGCTCTGGCGCCGGCGGAGGCCCCTTGGCCGCCCGCCTAGCCCTAGCAGGCCACTCAACCCTGCTCCTTGAAGCCGGCACCGACCAAGCTCACAACCTCAACACCTCCGTCCCAGCCTACGCAGCCCTCGCCGCCGCAGACGACCATCTCTCCTGGAATTTCTTCATCCGCCACTACGCCGACGACGCCCAACAAGCCCGCGACCCCAAAACCGTCTACACCACGCCCACCGGCGAGCAATATGTCGGCCTCAATCCACCCTCAGGATCCATCATGAAAGGCATCCTCTACACCCGCGCCAGTACCCTAGGAGGCTGCACTGCTCACAACGCCCTCGTCGCCATCTACCCCCATCGCTCCGACTGGACCTACATCGCCAACCTCACCAACGACCCCTCGTGGCTCCCCGACCCCATGCGCAAATACTACATCCGCCTCGAAAACAACCACTACCTATCCCCGGACATCCCAGGCCACGGCTACACCGGCTGGCTCTCCACCGAGCACGCTCCCATCAACCTCGTCCTCCAAGACCCccaactcctctccctcctcctcggcgcTGTCTTCACTCAACCCCGAACCATTCTCTccaacctcatctccctcctcctcggcgaCGTcaattccccctccccatcccgcGACTCCAAACCCGCCTACTACCAAACCCCCATcgccacatcctccaacgTCCGCAACGGCGCCGCCGACTTCCTCCGCGCCGTCCTCTCCGCTACCAACCCAGACGGCACCCAAAAATACCCCCTAACCATCCGCACGAACTGCCACGTCACCCGCGTCCTCTTCGACAccacctcccaccccccaaagCAACAGGCGTCTCCTTCCTCGACGGCCCCTATCTCTACCGCGCCagccctctctcctcccccaacacccccagaACCCCCggcaccgccaccgccacccGCGAAGTCATCCTCTCCGTAGGCGTCTTCAACACGCCTCAGATCCTCCAACTAAGCGGCATCGGCCCCGCAGACCTCCTCCAGAAACACAACATCCCAGTCCTAGTCAACCTCCCAGGCGTTGGCGCAAACCTCCAAGACCACTACGAAACCTCCGTCGTAGTCGAAGCCCCATTCCCCTTCCGCATCCTAAACGGCTGCACGTTCAACTACACGTCCGACCCGTGTTTGATCCGATGGCTGAATCCGAAAGGTCTACACAAAGATCGCGGTATCTACTCCTCTGCAGGGTTCACAAGTACATTACTCCACCATACCCCCTTTCCcaacacatccaccacccccaatacCAATgaagacaacaacaatgatgaCTACAACACAACAATCTACGGCGGCCTCGTCAACTTCCGCGGCTACTTCCCCGGCTTCGAAGTCAACATAACCCTAACGCACCACTCCTTCACATGGGCGATCATCCAAGCGCATCCATCC of Aspergillus luchuensis IFO 4308 DNA, chromosome 7, nearly complete sequence contains these proteins:
- a CDS encoding phytanoyl-CoA dioxygenase family protein (COG:Q;~EggNog:ENOG410PIVP;~InterPro:IPR008775;~PFAM:PF05721); protein product: MGSNGLRTSSNRLFQLDSVNVEDFKKICSQTTDPSTYPLAVAVQKNIPIYDAATFDPLSAETTPALQAEWHHILESGPGIFVLKGMYHPSRYTDTLNATNTAFQHIIDRERQSLGPKGDHFAASGKNDRIWNSFSKHAFVDPSSFIDYYSNPWLRVVSEAWLGPAYRVTAQVNIVKPGGAAQDSHRDYHLGFQELDRCAAFPRSVQIASQYLTLQGAVAHSEMPAESGPTRFLPFSQTYAPGYLAWRRDDFRAYFKENYVALPLEFGDGLFFNPAVFHAAGANDMAESTGFHRKANLLQIGCALGKTMEHIDAVPVVDKCWEEVSEKYRRQGGLNAELEAWVYAVADGYSFPSNLDRRPPAPSGMAPESEQEMILRGLKEGWDRTRIVEELRALQRDGRGHQEV
- a CDS encoding GMC family oxidoreductase (CAZy:AA3;~COG:E;~EggNog:ENOG410PJ63;~InterPro:IPR007867,IPR012132,IPR000172,IPR036188;~PFAM:PF05199;~SECRETED:SignalP(1-19);~go_function: GO:0016614 - oxidoreductase activity, acting on CH-OH group of donors [Evidence IEA];~go_function: GO:0050660 - flavin adenine dinucleotide binding [Evidence IEA];~go_process: GO:0055114 - oxidation-reduction process [Evidence IEA]); translation: MLSFWQLLQLLLATLPAVAINLTGYEYIVVGSGAGGGPLAARLALAGHSTLLLEAGTDQAHNLNTSVPAYAALAAADDHLSWNFFIRHYADDAQQARDPKTVYTTPTGEQYVGLNPPSGSIMKGILYTRASTLGGCTAHNALVAIYPHRSDWTYIANLTNDPSWLPDPMRKYYIRLENNHYLSPDIPGHGYTGWLSTEHAPINLVLQDPQLLSLLLGAVFTQPRTILSNLISLLLGDVNSPSPSRDSKPAYYQTPIATSSNVRNGAADFLRAVLSATNPDGTQKYPLTIRTNCHVTRVLFDTTSHPPKQQATPGTATATREVILSVGVFNTPQILQLSGIGPADLLQKHNIPVLVNLPGVGANLQDHYETSVVVEAPFPFRILNGCTFNYTSDPCLIRWLNPKGLHKDRGIYSSAGFTSTLLHHTPFPNTSTTPNTNEDNNNDDYNTTIYGGLVNFRGYFPGFEVNITLTHHSFTWAIIQAHPSNRAGTVNISSSDPLDPPHILFNSFSDPDSEKDLFALVDAIRVARKALKRQLIPTWETLPGKEVRGYEELRQYVLDTSWGHHAVGSCRIGRGERDDDDDEGAVVDGKFRVRGVRGLRVVDASVFPRAQGTFPVLGVYMLAEKAVGDILGDDGG